The genomic interval AACCCTTGGCAAGATAGACGATAGCCTCCTCATCGGAAACAGAATTGGACAAATCCATTCTCACGATGATCTCCCAATCATCCGCCGTCATGCCGGTTTCTTCCTTCAGCTCTCGTTTAGCCGATTCCAGAGGATCTTGACCGCGGGAACCACCGCCTTCAGGTATTTCCCAGGAGTAACGTTCAAGGGGAAGCCGAAACTGACCAACCAGCCAGATGTAGCCGTCTTCCCAGGGCACAACTCCTACGGCAAGGTGTTTGAAATGGACCACACCATAGATGCCCGGGCTGCCGGCCGGATTGATCACCTGATGCTCGGTGACTCGTATCCATC from Terriglobia bacterium carries:
- a CDS encoding NUDIX hydrolase, with the translated sequence METNPWKSLSSDVVYENRWIRVTEHQVINPAGSPGIYGVVHFKHLAVGVVPWEDGYIWLVGQFRLPLERYSWEIPEGGGSRGQDPLESAKRELKEETGMTADDWEIIVRMDLSNSVSDEEAIVYLAKGLQHGTSQPDETEQLSVRKVSLDEAFEMVENGEIRDAITVAAVYKMVLLRTTGLF